In one Parachlamydia acanthamoebae genomic region, the following are encoded:
- the murJ gene encoding murein biosynthesis integral membrane protein MurJ gives MNNKKTDSTHTLFKSAKHFFSGTLLSRISGMGRDIAMTFAFGTSPAVAAFLLAFRFAHLCRRLFGEGALHAAFIPLFEDARAQSTTDAYTFFLGLKGSLSLFLMTLTLLIMGGLGVALSLGSLSLGNQEIVWLTFLMMPSLFFICLFGLNSAFLNCEKRFFIPGISPVIFNVISIISALLLQSSLPEYAMVWLSFSVILGCACQWLMTLPSIYSLFQDESFHFSWGQLIPSLSILTRLGKPLLFGIVGVAASQINNTMDVLFARYASAEGPAYLWYAIRLQQLPLALFGISLSGALLPPLTRAIKENQPQLFAQFLRFSLEKAFALMIPLSFALLLLAGPSINFIYGRGQFSDHSTYQTALCLWGYGCGLLPMALVLILASVFYAQKNYRIPMIASMIAMGLNGFLNTVLVGMLGWGAASVALATSISAWVNVFYLLIALPKKEFLFPLLRPLSKITAVSFLAFFGAWASTHFLIGDTSFQALLFQVPVQFPREFLMQCFCFFGEALLFFLFLGLASWIFKISEIKNFFNTHPSQEEQPLPLQSL, from the coding sequence ATGAACAACAAAAAAACAGATTCCACCCACACTCTTTTTAAGTCTGCAAAACACTTTTTTAGTGGCACACTGTTAAGTCGTATTTCCGGCATGGGACGCGATATCGCCATGACGTTTGCCTTTGGAACAAGTCCTGCTGTTGCCGCATTTTTGCTTGCCTTTCGCTTTGCGCATCTTTGCCGCCGTTTATTTGGTGAAGGCGCTCTGCATGCAGCCTTTATTCCCCTCTTTGAAGATGCTCGCGCGCAATCTACAACAGATGCCTATACCTTTTTCCTCGGCCTCAAGGGTAGCCTTTCCCTGTTTTTGATGACTTTGACCCTATTGATTATGGGAGGATTGGGAGTCGCATTATCATTAGGTTCTTTGTCATTAGGAAACCAAGAAATTGTTTGGCTAACGTTTTTAATGATGCCCAGCCTCTTTTTTATTTGTTTATTTGGACTCAATTCGGCCTTTCTAAATTGTGAAAAACGTTTTTTTATTCCAGGAATCTCTCCGGTTATTTTCAACGTCATTTCCATTATCAGTGCATTGCTTTTGCAAAGCTCTTTGCCAGAATATGCAATGGTCTGGCTTTCTTTCAGCGTGATTTTAGGATGCGCCTGCCAATGGTTGATGACTCTTCCTTCCATTTATTCGTTATTTCAAGATGAGTCTTTTCATTTTTCATGGGGACAGCTTATCCCAAGCCTATCGATTTTAACACGCCTGGGAAAACCTCTTCTTTTTGGCATTGTAGGGGTTGCGGCTTCCCAAATTAACAATACGATGGATGTTCTTTTTGCACGATATGCCAGCGCAGAAGGTCCAGCCTATCTATGGTATGCCATCAGACTTCAGCAGCTCCCCCTTGCTCTTTTCGGAATTTCCCTTTCGGGAGCCCTTCTGCCCCCCTTAACACGTGCCATTAAAGAAAACCAACCTCAGCTCTTTGCACAATTTTTGCGATTCTCTTTAGAAAAAGCATTTGCATTGATGATTCCTCTTTCGTTTGCGCTTCTCCTATTGGCCGGTCCCAGCATCAACTTCATTTACGGGAGAGGACAATTTTCTGATCACTCCACCTATCAAACAGCCTTATGTCTTTGGGGTTATGGGTGTGGACTGCTGCCTATGGCGCTGGTTTTAATCTTAGCCTCGGTTTTTTATGCGCAAAAAAATTACCGCATTCCAATGATTGCTTCGATGATTGCAATGGGATTAAACGGCTTTTTAAACACAGTTTTGGTGGGAATGCTTGGGTGGGGAGCAGCAAGTGTTGCTTTAGCGACAAGCATAAGTGCTTGGGTTAATGTCTTCTATCTTCTCATTGCGTTGCCTAAGAAGGAGTTTCTTTTTCCTCTTCTACGTCCCTTGAGCAAAATCACAGCCGTTTCTTTTTTAGCTTTTTTCGGAGCGTGGGCCTCAACCCATTTTTTGATTGGCGATACCTCTTTCCAAGCGTTGCTATTTCAGGTCCCCGTCCAATTTCCCCGTGAATTTTTGATGCAATGCTTCTGTTTTTTTGGCGAAGCTCTTTTGTTTTTTTTGTTTTTGGGATTGGCTAGCTGGATCTTCAAAATCAGCGAAATTAAAAACTTTTTTAACACGCATCCTTCTCAAGAAGAACAACCGCTACCTCTGCAATCGCTTTGA
- a CDS encoding deoxyribonuclease IV: protein MRTEKLLLGAHTSAAGGAQNALLEGKRIGATTIQLFTSNQKRWQGKILGGEEIKAWEKALDETGLEQIMSHDSYLINLGSSNPELLEKSRKAFREEATRCHQLGISYLNFHPGAAVEATEQQCLDRICESLLGMQDLLENRKTRLLLEATAGQGSAVGWRFEHLAYIIDKVQHKLPIGVCIDTCHIFAAGYDIRTSAAWDATLEEFNRVVGLKHLYAFHVNDSAKGLGTRVDRHQPLGKGLIGIESFQFLMTDLRTKHLPKYLETPGGPELWEVEIQMLQDFTKK, encoded by the coding sequence ATGAGAACAGAAAAATTATTGCTTGGAGCACACACGTCTGCTGCAGGTGGCGCCCAAAACGCTCTATTAGAAGGCAAACGGATTGGAGCAACAACAATTCAGCTTTTCACGAGCAATCAAAAAAGATGGCAGGGAAAAATTTTAGGGGGCGAGGAGATTAAAGCCTGGGAAAAAGCTTTAGATGAGACTGGTTTAGAACAAATCATGAGCCACGACAGCTATCTGATTAACTTAGGATCTTCTAATCCAGAACTTTTAGAGAAAAGCAGAAAAGCTTTTAGAGAAGAAGCGACACGTTGTCATCAACTCGGCATTTCCTATTTAAATTTCCATCCAGGGGCGGCAGTCGAAGCGACCGAGCAACAATGTTTAGATCGCATTTGTGAAAGTTTGCTTGGAATGCAAGATCTGCTTGAAAACCGCAAGACGCGTTTGCTTTTAGAAGCTACAGCAGGTCAAGGATCGGCAGTGGGTTGGCGTTTTGAGCACCTTGCTTACATTATCGATAAAGTTCAACACAAGCTTCCGATCGGGGTGTGTATTGATACTTGCCATATTTTTGCAGCAGGATATGATATTCGAACATCTGCAGCTTGGGATGCAACGCTTGAAGAATTTAACCGCGTTGTTGGCTTAAAGCATCTTTATGCTTTTCATGTAAACGATTCGGCAAAAGGATTAGGCACACGTGTTGACCGACACCAACCTTTAGGAAAAGGGTTAATTGGAATCGAATCTTTTCAATTTTTAATGACAGATTTGAGAACGAAACATCTTCCAAAATATCTGGAAACTCCGGGTGGGCCAGAATTGTGGGAAGTTGAGATTCAAATGCTACAGGATTTTACGAAGAAATAG